GACCGATCCATCAGGACTTAGCTTTATATCAGAAGAGCGCAAACAACATTTAAGATGAAAAACGGCTCACCACCCCAGCTCACTATCTACACAATCGGACACAGCAACATCGAACTTGAGGATTTTTTGAGCTTGCTGGAGGGTATTGAGGTGGTTGTGGATGTAAGGAGCGTTCCATTCAGTAAATACGCTCCTCAGTTCAATCTAAAAAATGTAAAAAGTGCACTCGAATCGATCGGTATTGAGTACAAATATCTTGGAAATGTCCTTGGAGGAAGACCAAAGGATGAGGACTGTTATGAGAATGGAAAAGTAGTTTACGAAAATATAATGAGAAAAGAGTGGTATAGAAAAGGTATCTCGGCATTGATTGAGCTTGCAGCGAAGAAGAAAGTGGCGATCATGTGTAGCGAAGAGGATCCTTACCGGTGTCACAGGCATCATCTGATCTCACAGAGCTTACTTAAAGAGGGAATGGAAATCTTTCATATAAGGGGTGATGGAAGAAAGGAGAATGTGGAGAAGCCGAAAAAGCGGACAGTTCAACTTACGCTGGTATGAAGATATACACGATCGGATTTACAAGAAAGAGTGCGAAGGAGTTCTTTGAGATACTCAAAAGAAACGATGTCAAGCAGGTAGTGGATATAAGGCTCAATAACACATCTCAGCTTGCTGGGTTCACAAAGAAAAACGATCTGGCGTATTTTTTAAAGGAGCTATGCGGAATAGAGTATTACCATTTTAAATTTCTTGCCCCAACAAAGGAGATCAGAGATCGATACATCGAGAGCAAGGATTGGGATGTTTATGTTGAAGAATATCTCAGGCTACTTGAGGAGAGAGGCGTTATTGATAAACTTGAGAGGTCGTTCTTTGAGATGAGAACATGCCTTTTATGTAGCGAGCCAACAGCAGAACACTGCCACAGGAGATTATTGGCTGAATATCTCAAGAAACAGTGGGGGGATGTTGAGGTGGTGCATTTGTGAAGAAGAGGGTGGTTATTACTGATTTAAGCAGAATGGAAGGTGATAGGGTATGTATATTCGGCATCGACGAAGAAAGAAGACCAATAAGACCCGTAATTTCTTATCGAGGGGTAAGAGAAAGTGATCTCTTTGATGAAGAAGGTAACCAGATTATAAAGCCATTTGCAGAGGTAGAGTTTGATTTTCTCCATCCTTTGCCTAAACCACCGCATACAGAAGATTGGGAGATAAACACGATATACAAGCCAAGATTGATAAAAAATCTCTCAGAGGATGAAAGAAAGGTGTTTTTAGAGGAAGTACTGGATGGATCGGTTAAAGAGATCTTTGGAGCGGTGATTCATGAAAATCGTTACATAAATCCATGGGAAGGGGAGAGATCACTCGGAACGGTGAAGATAAAAGAGGTTTTGGATGTTAATTATTCGATGAAAGAAGAAGGGAAATACAAATACAGGCTAAAATTTTTAGATGTAGCCGGAGATGCTTATGACCTACCGGTCACGGATTGTGCATTCAGGAGGTATTGTGATCATGAGAGAATTCAAAATCAGAAGAGCATGGGACTTATCGGGGCTGAGCTGCAGAGGAGATTTAACCAGAGCAAAGTTTATCTTCGTGTGGGTCTTGCGAGACCTTTTCCTGAAAAGTACTACAGGTGTTATCTACAGATCTCTGGTTTATACACTTTCCCGGATTATAAGGGTGAGGATGGAGATTGTGGAAATGAAGTCGATATGGAATCAGCGCATCAGGCACTGCAAAAATACTTTGGCTATACATCATTTCTTCCCCTCCAGAAAGACATTATCAGGGATGTTCTCCTGAAAAACGATATTTTTGTGCTGATGCCAACTGGCGGTGGTAAATCTCTGTGTTATCAGTTACCTGCACTTCTTCTGGATGGCGTAACGGTGGTTATCTCACCACTCATTGCATTGATGAAGGATCAGGTGGATGATTTGAGGGCAAACGGGATTGCTGCAGCCTGCATCAACAGTTCACTGAGTCCCGATGAGATACAGGCGGTAAAAACAAAATTGCTGAAGAATAGAATCAAGATTCTTTATGTGGCTCCCGAAAGAATGATGCAGCCTGGTTTTTTATCATTTTTACAGCGATTGAATATCGGCCCCATCGCGGTTGATGAAGCTCACTGTATCTCTGAGTGGGGGCATGATTTCAGGCCTGAGTATCGCCGATTGAGCCTGCTCAAAGAAATCTTTCCTCAAACACCTTTAATCGCATTGACAGCGACCGCTATTACTGCTGTACAGAGAGATATTATAAGAGAGTTAAGGTTAAACGATCCGAAGATATATAAAGCGAGTTTTAACCGAAAAAACTTGTTCTATCAGGTCAAACCAAAATATGATGGCTATTCCCAATTGATCCAGTATTTAGAGAATCACAAAGGTGATTCAGGGATAATTTATTGTCAAAGCCGTAAATCTGCCGATGAGCTGGCAAATAAACTTCAAAAAGAGAGATATCGCGTTTTACCCTATCATGCTGGGTTGAGTTCTGATTTGAGGAACGAGACGCAGAATAAATTTGTTAAAGATGACTTTGAGATAATCGTGGCAACAATAGCCTTCGGGATGGGGATAGATAAATCGAATATCCGTTTTGTGGTCCATTATGACCTCCCAAAGAATCTTGAAAGTTATTATCAGGAAACGGGCAGGGCTGGAAGGGACGGGGATAAGGCAGATTGCATTCTCTTTTTCAGCCGTGGAGATAAGGCAAAAATAGAGTACTTTATCGAGCAGAAATCGGAGGAAAGAGAGAGGCGAATTGCGTATAAGAAGTTGCACGATATGGTTGAGTTTTGTGAGAGTCAGGGCTGTCGCAGGAAGATCCTGTTGAAGTACTTTGGGGAAGCCTATGATAAAACGAACTGTGGAAGTTGTGATAATTGCATAGAACCGAAAGAAAAGATCGATGGAACCAACATCGCTCAAAAGATCATATTATGTGTCTCCCAAGTTAAAGAAAGATTTGGCGTGAACTATATCGCTGATGTTCTGTGCGGCTCAAAGAGTCAAAAGATAATCCGCAATCGACATGATATCTTATCAATTTATGGTACTGGCAGGGAATACTCAAGAAAACGGTGGCAGACTTTTACCAGGGAACTAATTCAACTTGGGTTTCTGAGATTGGAAGGTGATAGATACCCAATCGTTAAGCTTACACAGAAGAGTCAGGATATTTTATCTGGGGAAGAGCAAGTTTTACTGACCAGGCCGGTAGAAGAAGTTAGGATAACAGAAAAATCTGCTGACGAGGACTTTGATCATGATTTATTTGAAATGTTGAGAGGTTTGAGGAAGAGGCTCGCTGATGCAGAAGGTATGCCACCGTATATCATCTTTCATGATTCAAGTTTGAAGGCGATGGCAAGATATTTTCCCCAGACTCTATCCGACTTTCGGAAGATAGATGGTGTCGGTGAAAGCAAGCTGGAGAAGTATGGGGAAATATTCGTGAAAGAGATTGCGGATTACTGTCAAGATTATAGAATCGAGCATATACGAAAAGTTCATCCTCGAGCGTATGAACCATGGACAAAAGATGAAGATGAAAGACTAATCAGAGAATACAGGTCTGGTAAAAGTATAGAAGAGCTTATGGAACTATTTGGAAGACAAAGCGGTGGTATTAAGTCAAGATTGAAGAAACTGGGGTTACATTGAGGTGTTACAGATTTCTGGACATACTTTCCAGATCACAGAGTGTGAGGGAAGAGCTCTTCAAGAACTTGAGAGGCGGAGGCTTAACGGAAACTATAGTGTGTGTAAGAACCGTTGTAAGCACGGAGGCTGCAGGTCAAGGGCTTATACGAGGTAGTATCTGGTTTGAGGTAGGGTAGAGATTATGTGGTAGTTGTGGTTAGTTTTATTAAAGAAGGTATTCCAAAACATTTAGATAAGATAAGGTCACCTTAATATACGGATCATAAAGGGAAAAACAGAGGTGGGGGTAAATCAAAATAGCTCTACGTACCAGATCCCTCCAGAAAAGATCATCGCAAGATGGACTATATGGCCTAAATCGACTCCCTCCGACCCCCCTCACAAAGTATATCTGCATGCACTTTGAATATAACAGGGATGAAATTTTGCGAGCGGTGCAGAAAGAAAGAGGCAGATGTGGTTCTAAGTACTGTGCGTTTCTGTGAACCCTGCTTCATTGAGTATTTTGAAAGGCAGGTACAACGCGCGATTGACGGTGAAAAACTTGGCGCGGAGATGTTCTCACGAGATAGCCGCATACTAATGGCGGTCTC
This DNA window, taken from Candidatus Syntrophoarchaeum caldarius, encodes the following:
- a CDS encoding ATP-dependent DNA helicase RecQ, which gives rise to MVITDLSRMEGDRVCIFGIDEERRPIRPVISYRGVRESDLFDEEGNQIIKPFAEVEFDFLHPLPKPPHTEDWEINTIYKPRLIKNLSEDERKVFLEEVLDGSVKEIFGAVIHENRYINPWEGERSLGTVKIKEVLDVNYSMKEEGKYKYRLKFLDVAGDAYDLPVTDCAFRRYCDHERIQNQKSMGLIGAELQRRFNQSKVYLRVGLARPFPEKYYRCYLQISGLYTFPDYKGEDGDCGNEVDMESAHQALQKYFGYTSFLPLQKDIIRDVLLKNDIFVLMPTGGGKSLCYQLPALLLDGVTVVISPLIALMKDQVDDLRANGIAAACINSSLSPDEIQAVKTKLLKNRIKILYVAPERMMQPGFLSFLQRLNIGPIAVDEAHCISEWGHDFRPEYRRLSLLKEIFPQTPLIALTATAITAVQRDIIRELRLNDPKIYKASFNRKNLFYQVKPKYDGYSQLIQYLENHKGDSGIIYCQSRKSADELANKLQKERYRVLPYHAGLSSDLRNETQNKFVKDDFEIIVATIAFGMGIDKSNIRFVVHYDLPKNLESYYQETGRAGRDGDKADCILFFSRGDKAKIEYFIEQKSEERERRIAYKKLHDMVEFCESQGCRRKILLKYFGEAYDKTNCGSCDNCIEPKEKIDGTNIAQKIILCVSQVKERFGVNYIADVLCGSKSQKIIRNRHDILSIYGTGREYSRKRWQTFTRELIQLGFLRLEGDRYPIVKLTQKSQDILSGEEQVLLTRPVEEVRITEKSADEDFDHDLFEMLRGLRKRLADAEGMPPYIIFHDSSLKAMARYFPQTLSDFRKIDGVGESKLEKYGEIFVKEIADYCQDYRIEHIRKVHPRAYEPWTKDEDERLIREYRSGKSIEELMELFGRQSGGIKSRLKKLGLH
- a CDS encoding protein containing DUF488; this translates as MKIYTIGFTRKSAKEFFEILKRNDVKQVVDIRLNNTSQLAGFTKKNDLAYFLKELCGIEYYHFKFLAPTKEIRDRYIESKDWDVYVEEYLRLLEERGVIDKLERSFFEMRTCLLCSEPTAEHCHRRLLAEYLKKQWGDVEVVHL
- a CDS encoding Uncharacterized conserved protein UCP024492; translation: MKNGSPPQLTIYTIGHSNIELEDFLSLLEGIEVVVDVRSVPFSKYAPQFNLKNVKSALESIGIEYKYLGNVLGGRPKDEDCYENGKVVYENIMRKEWYRKGISALIELAAKKKVAIMCSEEDPYRCHRHHLISQSLLKEGMEIFHIRGDGRKENVEKPKKRTVQLTLV